In Tubulanus polymorphus chromosome 2, tnTubPoly1.2, whole genome shotgun sequence, a single window of DNA contains:
- the LOC141900090 gene encoding single-strand DNA endonuclease ASTE1-like, with product MGVVGLSTFMDDNPDVFVRENLRDTTVLIDGNNLFYHLHLSSDRNLPCKYGGSYDDYARVIAEFFDVLRRCDIRPFVVFDGSYNKDDRKLSTTLKRARDRIHVCTHKCQKGQGQILPILAKSVFVQTLDELGVCHMTCDFEADERIAALAMHWKCPVISKDSDFYIYDLPKGYIPIGFMNTNVRTDENGACCLSVYTYYRDAFAKRYQFDAAMVPLLATLLGNDVVSSLRFQSFYAHLSQARKKTARQKQRRIPNKNVISVVEWLRHQVDLPSALDRIVLHQKKAERDKTIKDIEKSMQSYSRLTSRLHLYIDDRKLLNPELTDYFGNRFPDEYVALFRAGKLAALTMNAAVVHRVMLLCQMEDYAQSSSYVCSSAIRRVIYGILLSGRPNQTSSRDKRRFGTVEEYDRVGKQLVKRNCAVGDCKIDLDLTRILELDSNRRSELVLGILGVNAASFDAFPVEMLLYFAIIVYWVKNATPKVTRNHLRAVIVCWMKMSALDTCSRKKKTENIFSDSSACRAMLSLLLREDDKTGDCKDLVAAVDKLKRFELQRKHSSKDPFEVDVVHGFAQLQTVVLAVTHLNQLFLQPFDCPNPAVLFNGTFAYNVCRELMSRKQPDLYVSELLGRQTAITDLYKKMVAAVVAGGCLTGEGDFADVEKRKKPKKMENSSSNKKRSCDKNAFAAEVSDSNDEARMIEKASSLNEDVTNRFALLDLDSDSSDKEIASQT from the coding sequence ATGGGAGTGGTCGGACTATCGACGTTCATGGACGATAATCCTGACGTTTTCGTGCGTGAAAACCTGCGCGACACAACCGTCCTCATCGACGGCAACAACCTGTTCTACCATCTGCACTTGTCGTCCGACCGCAACCTGCCGTGTAAATACGGCGGCAGCTACGACGATTACGCGCGAGTCATCGCCGAGTTCTTCGATGTCCTGCGACGATGCGATATCCGTCCATTCGTCGTTTTCGACGGCAGCTACAACAAAGACGATCGAAAACTGTCGACCACATTGAAACGCGCGCGCGACCGAATTCACGTCTGCACGCACAAATGTCAAAAAGGGCAAGGACAGATTTTGCCGATTCTGGCGAAGTCGGTGTTCGTGCAAACGTTGGACGAGTTGGGTGTATGTCACATGACATGTGATTTCGAGGCCGACGAACGAATCGCCGCGCTCGCTATGCACTGGAAATGTCCCGTGATCAGTAAAGATAGCGATTTCTATATTTACGACCTGCCGAAAGGGTACATACCAATCGGGTTCATGAATACGAACGTCAGAACGGATGAGAACGGCGCTTGTTGTTTGTCAGTGTACACTTACTACCGCGATGCTTTCGCAAAGCGTTACCAATTCGACGCGGCAATGGTTCCGTTGTTGGCGACGCTTTTAGGCAACGACGTCGTCAGTTCGTTGCGATTTCAGTCGTTCTACGCGCACCTGAGTCAGGCGCGAAAAAAGACCGCGCGACAAAAACAACGACGCATACCGAACAAGAACGTCATTTCGGTCGTCGAATGGCTGCGTCATCAAGTCGACTTGCCGAGCGCGCTCGATCGCATCGTGCTGCATCAGAAAAAAGCCGAACGAGACAAAACTATAAAAGATATCGAGAAGTCGATGCAGAGTTACTCGCGATTGACGTCGAGGCTGCATTTATACATCGACGACCGTAAACTCCTGAATCCTGAGTTGACCGATTATTTCGGAAATCGGTTCCCCGACGAGTACGTGGCGCTGTTTCGCGCGGGGAAGCTCGCCGCGCTCACGATGAACGCGGCCGTCGTGCACCGCGTGATGCTGCTCTGTCAGATGGAGGACTACGCACAGTCGTCGTCTTACGTTTGTTCGAGCGCGATACGGCGCGTGATCTATGGCATTCTATTGAGTGGTCGACCGAATCAAACGTCTTCCCGCGATAAGCGCCGATTCGGGACCGTCGAAGAATACGACCGCGTCGGAAAACAGTTAGTTAAACGAAATTGCGCCGTCGGCGATTGTAAGATCGATTTAGATTTGACGCGTATTCTGGAGTTGGACAGCAATCGAAGAAGTGAGCTCGTCCTCGGAATTCTAGGCGTCAACGCCGCATCGTTTGACGCGTTCCCGGTGGAAATGTTGCTATATTTCGCGATCATTGTTTACTGGGTGAAAAATGCTACTCCCAAAGTCACGCGCAATCATTTGCGCGCAGTTATAGTTTGTTGGATGAAGATGTCCGCGTTGGATACGTGCTCGCGGAAAAAAAAGACGGAAAATATCTTTTCGGATTCGAGCGCTTGTAGGGCGATGCTAAGTCTGCTGCTGCGCGAAGACGACAAAACCGGCGATTGTAAAGATCTTGTCGCCGCAGTCGATAAGCTGAAGCGATTCGAACTGCAACGAAAGCACAGTTCAAAAGATCCTTTCGAAGTTGACGTAGTGCACGGTTTCGCTCAATTGCAGACGGTTGTACTGGCGGTAACACACTTGAATCAGTTGTTTCTTCAGCCGTTCGATTGTCCGAATCCGGCCGTTCTTTTCAATGGCACGTTCGCGTATAACGTCTGCCGCGAATTGATGAGTCGAAAGCAGCCGGATTTGTACGTCAGCGAACTCCTCGGCCGCCAGACGGCCATCACGGACCTGTACAAGAAAATGGTGGCCGCTGTTGTCGCGGGCGGCTGTTTGACGGGCGAGGGCGATTTCGCGGATGTAGAAAAGCGCAAGAAACCGAAGAAAATGGAAAACAGTTCTTCTAATAAAAAACGCAGTTGCGATAAGAACGCGTTTGCTGCTGAAGTGTCTGATTCAAACGATGAGGCGAGAATGATCGAGAAAGCTAGTTCTCTGAATGAAGATGTCACGAATCGTTTCGCGCTTTTGGATCTCGATTCGGATTCGAGCGATAAAGAAATTGCATCACAAACTTGA
- the LOC141900621 gene encoding transmembrane emp24 domain-containing protein 9-like, which translates to MVFIVVLSFILVASVSGLYFHIDETDKKCFIEVIPEETVIVGNFKSEIYYAATSTFLPASPGLGIYILVKDPQNKELFSGTYPGEGRFTFTSYSPGQHQICLNRYSSAWYGDGMIRVHLDIQVDEHANDNQSNAGMDG; encoded by the exons ATGGTCTTTATCGTTGTTTTGTCGTTTATTCTCGTCGCGTCTGTGTCCGGATTATATTTCCACATCGACGAAACCGATAAGAAATGTTTCATCGAAGTAATTCCCGAAGAGACGGTGATTGTTG GCAATTTCAAGTCTGAAATTTACTACGCTGCCACGAGTACATTTCTACCAGCGAGCCCGGGGTTAGGTATCTACATACTCGTTAAAGACCCACAGAATAAAGAACTGTTTTCGGGG ACTTACCCTGGTGAAGGTAGATTCACATTTACTTCTTATTCTCCTGGACAACATCAAATTTGTCTTAATCGATACTCTTCCGCCTGGTACGGCGATGGAATGATA AGAGTCCACTTAGATATCCAAGTCGATGAACATGCCAATGATAACCAAAGCAATGCGGGCATGGACGGATAG
- the LOC141898888 gene encoding uncharacterized protein LOC141898888, whose protein sequence is MWRRVSMLKLMFLGVMSIGVLSCVYLYANTVPREWWHIQVPISYKDDVALVIEQLRLPERSGCNQIPKRIHQTWNTESIPGSQAKYVETWMKYNPDWEYWFWTAKQMDEFVSRRFPKYIEMFRNYPKYMERADAMRFFVLYEFGGVYADLDVSALRPWDEQLTRAHTLLIPEDHEAHTVLLFGLESIAMSAIIMSTPGHQFFAHIIRNLPAVDKNTDEDDLLGKAGPLMVTRQLEKYKAARNASIGSICDAVYVPYHYDFNPDFDKTNVNLFRRTCRLRRSERKAFSLKKKICSHLISNGFTNHPKRKSAYTNHAFAHTYLKGFVDSTKRDIKKIAGDMFVNVTERYMKLVGPNPGGI, encoded by the exons ATGTGGCGCCGTGTGTCGATGCTGAAGCTGATGTTTCTCGGCGTGATGTCCATCGGTGTTCTTTCTTGTGTATACCTTTACGCCAATACAGTTCCGCGAGAATGGTGGCATATTCAAGTACCTATATCTTATAAAGATGACGTCGCGCTCGTAATCGAACAGTTGAGGTTGCCCGAAAGAAGTGGATGCAATCAG ATACCGAAACGTATCCATCAAACATGGAACACGGAGTCCATCCCTGGAAGTCAAGCGAAGTACGTTGAAACTTGGATGAAATACAATCCTGACTGGGAATATTGGTTCTGGACCGCAAAGCAAATGGACGAATTTGTCAGCAGAAGATTTCCGAAATATATCGAGATGTTTCGAAATTATCCGAAATACATGGAACGAGCAGACGCGATGAGATTTTTCGTATTGTACGAGTTTGGGGGTGTGTACGCCGATCTTGATGTGTCAGCTTTGAGACCGTGGGACGAACAACTGACTCGCGCGCATACTCTACTCATTCCGGAAGACCACGAAGCGCATACTGTTTTACTATTCGGTCTCGAATCCATAGCAATGAGTGCCATTATCATGTCCACACCGGGACACCAGTTTTTCGCGCACATCATCCGTAACCTTCCCGCGGTCGATAAAAACACCGATGAGGACGACTTGTTGGGAAAGGCCGGTCCACTGATGGTTACCCGACAGTTGGAAAAATACAAAGCTGCCAGAAACGCGTCAATTGGTTCAATTTGCGACGCGGTATACGTTCCATATCATTACGATTTCAATCCGGATTTCGACAAAACAAATGTGAATCTCTTCAGGCGAACGTGCAGACTGAGACGGAGTGAGCGGAAAGCGTTTTCGCTAAAGAAGAAAATATGCTCTCACTTGATATCTAACGGTTTCACGAACCACCCTAAGAGAAAATCAGCATACACAAACCACGCATTTGCGCATACATATCTAAAGGGTTTCGTCGATTCTACGAAAcgagatattaaaaaaattgccggtgatatgtttgtaaatgtgaCTGAGAGGTATATGAAATTAGTGGGCCCTAATCCAGGCGGCATATGA